A region of Bacteroidales bacterium DNA encodes the following proteins:
- a CDS encoding UDP-N-acetylmuramate--L-alanine ligase, whose protein sequence is MDYTRYSHIFMIGIGGIGMSALARYFHHSGIPVSGYDRTRTHLTSELEQEGIPVIYSDTPGAIDPIFKNPDTALIIFTPAIKADNQILRYFTEKGFKISKRAEILGEIASRYKTIAVSGTHGKTSTSTAIAHLLNQSVVGCTALLGGISKNYKTNFLFSRTSELMVTEADEFDRSFLNLKPYMAVITAVDADHLDIYGTANELVRAYDDFAGQIDPEGILLVKIGLPLNLSKIPVERIYSYSFDDLNADIYARHIEVDEHKMQFDLVTPDGTIDELTMKPTGIVNIENAVAASFLALQAGLSEAEIRSGLTTFEGVRRRFDLQFNNGMIVYIDDYAHHPEEINALIRSVKSVFPFKKITGIFQPHLYSRTRDFADGFADSLSQLDEVILTDIYPAREKPIEGVSSTMIFNKIGHHHKSLMQKEQVPYYLLHHDFEVVLTIGAGDIDTLVEPMLEMINRKTSKQELP, encoded by the coding sequence ATGGACTATACCAGGTATTCACATATTTTCATGATTGGTATCGGCGGCATCGGGATGAGCGCACTGGCCAGGTATTTCCATCATAGCGGAATCCCTGTTTCCGGTTACGACCGGACTCGTACCCATCTTACTTCTGAGCTCGAACAAGAAGGAATACCTGTGATTTACAGTGATACTCCCGGTGCTATTGATCCGATTTTTAAAAATCCCGACACAGCACTTATTATTTTCACACCAGCCATAAAAGCTGACAATCAAATCCTGCGCTATTTTACCGAAAAAGGTTTTAAAATCAGCAAACGCGCTGAAATTCTGGGTGAAATTGCAAGCCGGTATAAAACAATTGCAGTATCGGGTACACACGGGAAAACCTCTACATCGACGGCAATAGCCCACCTGCTCAATCAGTCGGTTGTTGGTTGTACCGCACTGCTTGGCGGTATTTCAAAGAACTACAAAACCAATTTTCTTTTCTCAAGAACTTCTGAGTTAATGGTTACTGAGGCCGATGAGTTCGACCGTTCATTTTTAAATTTGAAGCCTTACATGGCGGTCATCACTGCCGTAGATGCCGATCATTTGGACATTTACGGCACTGCAAATGAATTAGTCAGAGCCTACGATGATTTTGCCGGGCAGATTGATCCTGAAGGAATACTGCTGGTAAAAATTGGTTTGCCTTTGAATCTGTCTAAAATTCCGGTAGAAAGAATATATAGTTACTCGTTTGACGATCTGAACGCCGACATTTACGCCCGACACATCGAGGTGGATGAACACAAAATGCAATTTGACCTGGTTACCCCTGACGGAACGATTGACGAACTTACGATGAAACCAACCGGCATTGTCAACATCGAAAATGCGGTGGCTGCTTCATTTTTAGCTCTGCAGGCCGGGCTCAGCGAAGCAGAAATCAGAAGCGGGCTGACAACTTTCGAAGGTGTTCGAAGACGTTTCGACCTGCAGTTTAACAACGGGATGATCGTTTACATTGACGATTATGCCCATCACCCCGAGGAGATTAATGCGTTGATCCGGTCGGTAAAATCTGTTTTTCCATTTAAAAAAATCACCGGCATCTTCCAGCCACATCTCTATAGCAGGACCCGCGATTTTGCTGATGGTTTTGCCGATAGTCTCAGTCAGTTGGATGAAGTCATCCTTACCGACATTTACCCCGCACGCGAAAAACCCATCGAGGGAGTGAGTTCAACCATGATTTTCAATAAAATAGGTCATCATCACAAAAGTCTGATGCAGAAGGAACAAGTTCCCTACTATTTGTTGCATCACGATTTTGAGGTGGTACTGACCATCGGCGCCGGCGACATTGATACCCTTGTGGAGCCGATGCTCGAAATGATTAATCGTAAAACCTCAAAACAAGAATTGCCATGA
- a CDS encoding FtsW/RodA/SpoVE family cell cycle protein encodes MNRFAVKGDKVIWMIAIIFSIASLLVIYSSTEALAYQKKTLTEVYLFKQVIIMILGLGLLFITHHVRFTYYSRIGQIMLAISIPLLIATFFIGSELNSATRTLKVNLPGIGSLSLQPFDLAKLALILYIARFLAKSDLREMQIKEFFLKIGLPILLVTGFIVRSNFSTSAMIFMVSMVFLYIGKAKLAYLLKLVGVVIAGFLMILMIDFLIPKVSPSTEFRFLPRAPTWGNRLLSFAGGEDTTEEINPQVLHSKIAVAQGGLLGKMPGKSTQRNFLPLAFNDYVYAIIVEEYGLIGGVTVVMLFMILLFRSIKIARKCKARFGSFLVVGISLMMVTQALLNMAVAVNLMPITGQPLPFLSMGGTSFWFSCIGIGIILSVSRSIDIEDEPETEHLIHATA; translated from the coding sequence ATGAACAGATTTGCAGTGAAAGGAGATAAAGTGATCTGGATGATAGCAATCATATTCTCGATTGCCTCATTGTTGGTCATTTATAGCTCCACCGAGGCGTTGGCCTACCAGAAAAAAACACTGACGGAGGTTTACCTGTTCAAACAGGTAATCATCATGATCTTAGGACTTGGCCTGCTTTTTATCACCCACCATGTCCGTTTTACCTACTACTCACGCATTGGGCAGATCATGCTTGCCATATCGATACCACTGCTTATTGCAACTTTTTTTATCGGTTCCGAACTAAATTCTGCCACCCGAACGCTTAAAGTCAACCTTCCCGGCATAGGCAGCCTGTCATTACAACCATTCGATCTGGCAAAACTGGCATTGATCCTCTACATAGCACGGTTCCTGGCAAAAAGCGATCTCAGGGAAATGCAGATCAAGGAATTCTTTTTAAAAATTGGCCTGCCAATCCTTCTTGTTACAGGCTTTATCGTCCGGTCCAATTTTTCAACATCAGCAATGATTTTTATGGTCAGCATGGTTTTTCTCTATATTGGGAAAGCTAAATTGGCGTATCTTCTCAAATTAGTTGGCGTTGTGATCGCAGGCTTTTTGATGATTTTGATGATTGATTTCCTGATTCCAAAAGTATCCCCCTCGACTGAATTCAGATTTTTGCCCAGGGCTCCTACATGGGGGAACCGCCTGCTATCCTTTGCAGGAGGCGAGGATACCACTGAAGAAATCAACCCCCAGGTGCTGCATTCAAAAATAGCTGTTGCACAAGGCGGTCTGCTGGGTAAAATGCCGGGTAAAAGCACTCAGCGCAACTTTCTGCCTTTGGCTTTTAATGATTATGTTTACGCTATTATCGTCGAAGAGTATGGGTTGATTGGAGGTGTGACGGTGGTCATGCTATTTATGATACTTCTCTTCAGGTCAATAAAAATTGCCCGAAAGTGCAAGGCCAGGTTTGGAAGTTTTCTGGTAGTAGGCATCAGCCTGATGATGGTGACACAGGCCTTGCTCAACATGGCTGTTGCTGTAAATTTGATGCCAATCACCGGTCAACCGCTTCCATTTCTGTCGATGGGAGGCACCTCATTCTGGTTTTCCTGCATCGGCATAGGAATCATTCTTAGCGTGAGCCGGTCAATAGATATTGAAGATGAACCCGAAACTGAACATTTAATCCATGCCACAGCCTAA
- the murG gene encoding undecaprenyldiphospho-muramoylpentapeptide beta-N-acetylglucosaminyltransferase — MPQPKIKILISGGGTGGHIFPAIAIADALKKNIPGCDILFVGALGKMEMEKVPQAGYPIEGLWISGFQRSLSLKNLSFPFKVISSMMKAGRIIRKFKPSVVVGVGGFASGPTLKVAANRHIPVVIQEQNSFPGITNKLLAKHADKICVAYDGLERWFPAEKIIKTGNPVRESVIDIKGKKDEAFGYFNLEMGKPVIMIVGGSQGARSINESVAENLEMLANEGLQVIWQTGKLYLESAKTAINARIPEDFRKYFHIHEFITRMDLAYASADLVISRAGAIAISELSAVAMPCILIPLPTAAENHQAKNAKALADKDAAILLEDKNAREQLGNIVLDLVNDQNKRNLLASNIIKFAVPGSAQKIADEIIKLIKV, encoded by the coding sequence ATGCCACAGCCTAAGATAAAAATATTAATCTCCGGAGGAGGAACGGGCGGACACATTTTTCCGGCCATCGCCATCGCCGATGCCCTGAAGAAAAATATCCCCGGTTGTGATATTTTATTTGTTGGAGCCTTAGGTAAAATGGAAATGGAAAAAGTGCCACAGGCCGGTTATCCTATCGAAGGTCTCTGGATCAGTGGGTTTCAGCGCAGCTTGTCATTGAAAAACCTGTCTTTTCCGTTCAAAGTGATATCGAGCATGATGAAAGCGGGGCGGATCATCCGGAAATTCAAACCCAGCGTGGTTGTAGGTGTGGGTGGATTTGCCAGTGGACCAACCCTTAAAGTGGCGGCTAACCGGCACATTCCGGTTGTAATTCAGGAACAAAATTCATTTCCGGGTATTACCAACAAGCTGCTGGCCAAACATGCCGACAAGATCTGCGTGGCTTATGACGGGCTTGAGCGCTGGTTCCCGGCGGAGAAGATCATTAAAACCGGAAACCCGGTCAGAGAAAGCGTGATAGACATCAAAGGTAAAAAGGATGAGGCTTTCGGATACTTTAACCTCGAAATGGGGAAACCGGTAATCATGATTGTTGGAGGCAGCCAGGGTGCGCGCTCAATCAATGAAAGTGTTGCCGAAAACCTTGAAATGCTCGCAAATGAAGGCCTTCAGGTCATCTGGCAAACAGGTAAACTTTATTTGGAAAGCGCCAAAACAGCCATCAATGCAAGAATTCCTGAAGATTTCCGGAAATATTTTCACATTCACGAGTTCATCACGCGAATGGATTTGGCTTATGCTTCTGCCGATCTTGTGATCTCACGTGCAGGAGCCATAGCCATTTCGGAGCTGAGTGCTGTTGCGATGCCTTGTATTCTTATCCCGTTACCTACTGCGGCAGAGAATCACCAGGCTAAAAATGCGAAAGCTTTGGCTGATAAAGATGCTGCAATTTTACTGGAAGATAAGAATGCCCGTGAGCAACTGGGTAACATTGTATTGGATTTGGTAAATGATCAGAACAAGCGTAACCTGTTGGCCTCGAACATCATAAAATTCGCAGTACCAGGTTCAGCACAAAAAATTGCTGATGAAATAATTAAATTGATAAAAGTTTAA